The Oryzias latipes chromosome 9, ASM223467v1 region acacacaaaaaacaagcataaaaaaaagaaaataaaactgtaaaaggaTTTTCTGTACAACATGTGCACTCTTCTGTCCCACACTCAGAGATGCTTTgttgtatcccttgtgctatcttagatgaccccacccttccattgacgtgttctccctaccaggacaaaggtggataaaggtggaaagatttcatgtaacccatggacaccagtgaagatcacaaatcattgaagaaaaaaggttcagtgcactgtctagtgggtctagatgacccaactcccaatgttaaagtgcctaggatagcacaagggttacaaaaatcAAAGTCCATTAGCAGTTAGATGGTTCCGTTCTGTTTTCGTCCAACAGATGTTCACTGGGAGCATCCTGGACACTGCAGACTTCCAGGTGACGGAAGCTCTTGCAGAGAAGACGCTGTTTTCTGTTGACCTGAGCGTACATCGACCCTCTGAAGAAGCCCTGGATGAAGACTTCTCTCCAGCGGCGGTCAGCAGCCGCCATGACCAGCTGCCGGCGCTCTCACTGTTTGCTGCGCAGATCACAGATGAGACTGCCGAGCATCTCCATCAGCGTGAATATGACCTCTGTCGGTCTCAGGAAGACGAAGAGGGTTGTCCGTTTCGTGAACTCCTGCTTGATGGATTCTGCGGTGGCCTGATGACGGAGACTCTGGGAGGACAGAGCTGCTCTCCTCTCATGTGTGAGACGGAGTATCTGTCCAACAGCTGCTTCCAGGTGGAAACGGAAGATTAGAGCGACCAGAGCGACTGCTCAGGGGAGCCAGTGGAGACCCCTCCTCCCCCAAATACACCCTGTGATGCTGCTTTCCAGAACAAGTCAGGAAGATGAACTGAAAACACATGTGAAGCAGCTTCTAGATGTTACCGTCATGATGGTAGTTTTATCTACATTTTTCTGATAGCaatgtgcagcaaaaatggattATTTAGCATAAAAAGGCTATCatattattttagaaattaCAGCTATGCTTAATTTGATCAGATAATGTACCCACTTCTGTGGAACCTGCAGGAAAATACCAGGATGCTAACATTTTTCCAAAGAAGatggaacatttttatttttatgaataaacatgttttctggTTTCATAAAACACGTTTGATGCAAGGCAGCTGGTCTTTTGAGAATGTGAAGAGGTTAGAGGTCATTTTGGATATGACTCCCACTGTTGTACAGCAGGCGACTGGCATTTCATTGCATTCTGTTTCCATGGAATCAAATCCCATTTAGAGTTGTACAGGCTACACTGTGTTTTACCTAGGTTAACATTTTTCAAGCACAATGAGAAGAGATTTACGAGGAAAACATTCACATGAGTTTAACccgtgctatcttagatgaccccccccttacattgacgtgttctccctaccatgacaaaggtggataaaggtggaaagatttcatgtaatccatggacaccagtgaagatcacaaatcattgaagaaaaaaggttcagagctctgtctagtgggtctagatgacccaactcccaatgttaaagtgcctaggatagcacaagggttaaaagtgaaCTCTAATGTCTGAGAGTAAATGCGAGCAGAGATCCAGAGACAGGAGTAGGGATTTGGCGAGACATTTACAAGTTAcagcatttaaagacccactccgaggaaaaggatgtttttgacatgttctgcttttttctgatgaaggacaaACATAAAGAAACTTAAGcctaaaaatggattttttgagtatttctttattcagattgttgAGACATAAAAGTGTtggttgaaaaagagcttatttggatggatgggtcacaagctccgtgctccgctccattctgatgcattcactgtcagacaaatagatccgtgtacgtctttgttttcctcgtctgacctggaATCTCCATCTAAACTTGGTTTCAGAGGCTATAAGCTAGCgcgagagcgtgtaaacagatggatgacggaaagtgtgggcaggcttactccctgCTGATAGTCCCGctaacaactcagaggcaaatgaCTCCTGAACTACTGCTGtcctaaaaaaagacacaggttgttgtttttttggctaaaaacgtcattATTGTTATTACAGGTCACTTTTATTTTAGCAGGATGTCCCTTAAGatgaaatctctttttttttaagggaccTGGCCAAGAGACAttggcacacacaaaaaacaagcataaaaaaagaaaataaaagaactgtAAAAGGATCTTCTGTACAACATGTGCACTCTTCTGTCCCACACTCAGAGATGCTTTgttgtatcccttgtgctatcttagatgaccccacccttccattgacgtgttcttcctaccatgacaaaggtggataaaggtggaaagatttcatgtaatccatagacaccagtgaagatcacaaatcattgaagaaaaaaggttcagagcactgtctagtgggtctagatgacccaactcccaatgttaaagtgcctaggatagcacaagggtgccACATAAAATGATAATTTTCTGTTGGGATAATAGACAGTAACTGCATTCCATTCCAAAGCCAACAGTATTAATGGTCcagtatttcattttctttatcatgtgAGCACACTATGGTTTGATTTTTATGTATTCATGTTTTGACTGTTTATGTTGTAAATGAGTGTTTTATGGAACTACAAATATGGCCAAGAGACTTCCTGCGGATGACTTCCTGTCTCTCAGGTGTGGCTTATTACAGCTAATTACAGCAGGAGGAGGGAATGGAAgtcaagaggaggaagaaggagaaaaaaactggatGGGTTTGACGTTTGACTGCCGCTTGATGGATGGATTAGCAAAGGATGGTTCTAAACAAAAGCTGAGGAAAAACCCGGAACTGTCTGTCACCATTCCAAAGGTCCTCCTTTATCAGAAAGTCACACGATTTCCGACACAGCTGATCCGGTAAGAAGCCGTTTTCCATCGGAACGCGGACGCAGCGTCACAAGCCCCACCATCTTTGAGACAAAAGAGCCAGAGAAACTTTAAAGTATTGTGTAAATAATTCAAAGACTGGGTTTATTTGGGTGGTGGTTTCAACTAAGGATGGATTttttgtatatatgtatattttttttaaaaataacaacgtAACTGGGAAACATCATCGTGTTGTGTTGGAGTTGTTTTGTATGACtcgagaaaaagaaacaaacaaacgcaTCCAGttagaaaagaaaggagaaccctgattaattttttgtaaatactCTATTTTCATGCTGGTTGTTacaacactttgaaaatggatcaacagACTCACATGGTTTTGTTGGACATGcgtttttccaacacattttaTTCGCCTCAGaacatttattcaaatggttgtctgccaactttcaaaataagtggAGAAATATTTATCACGAAAAGGTAAAACGTGTCTgaatctttgtgtttgtttgttttttttgtgtttgtggagcACGTGCAGAGCTTTGCGTTTCTGAATGTTAGAGGTTGGAGTTGATGCCGATCCAGTGTCTGATCAGCTGATGGGCGATGGTCTGTCTGGGAGGGATGACTAAGGTCTGGTGAGCTCCTCTGAACATCGAGTCCACCACCTGAAGTGAAAGGCAAACTTTCAGCGGCCTCATACGTCTCAACATAAATGACTAACACAGGAACCAAAGGAGTTTGATCGTGAAGTCCCCGAACACGCAAACAAAAACGGACATTTTATGGAGGATTCATTTCAAATCAGAGCTCTGAAGCCTCACACAGATCGCACGTACCTGTTGTCGTGGAAACCATCGGGCATCCTCAATCTCATCCTCGTCCACTTTGATGTCAGTGGACGTGGCGATGGCATGGCAGCCAATCATGAGGCTGGAGGGCATCGGCCAGGGCTGGCAGGACACATACTGGACTGGACCAACCTTCACCCCgctctcctcctccacctccctcCTCACCGCCTCCTCGATGGTCTCCCCTGTGTGAGGAGGGGGGGAGGTTAGGATGTTTTTATCTATTCACATAAATATTATGTATTCATCAATCCTGGTTCTACATATCTACTCTCCTGTATATTTTTTGGGTCACAAACATTAAATCCATGTTCAGGACAGCAGCGCCACCTACTGTGCAAACTAAGCAGTGCACGTTCTGTAGCTCGTGTGTGAGTAGCGTGTGCGGGCGGACCCGTGTGCACGTACCAGGCTCTACGAATCCGGCCAAGCAGGAGAACATGCGTGCAGGGAAGATGCTCTTCCTACCCAGCAGGCACTGGTTTCCATCAGGGTGGATCACCAGCATGATGACAACCGGGTCTGAAAAGATCAAAGCAGAAACTGAAGCTTTGAACATGAAGCTATGATGAATGAAGCAACGAGTCTTGATGAACTGGTTCTTGTTAGAGTCCCGGTTCTGAGGATTGGTGCTCGTACCGACTCGTGGGTAGCAGGTATTGTGGACGCCCTTCAGGCTCCTGCACTCAGGGTTCAGGCAGCTCCTCTTGTGCCCCCCCTCCTGCAGGCTGGTGGGGCTCCCACAGGTGGGGCAGAAGCTGTAGCGGCTGTGCCAGGCCAGGACGGAGCGGGCCTGGGCCACCACGCCTCGGGACAGAACCGGAACACAATTTCAGTTAAAGGACAACTAGGCAGGACGGAACAGGTGACAGGACTGGAGTCTTCCTCACCGGCCTCTTCCTCATCGAGTCTCAGGAGGTCACGGTTTGGGGTCTTTGGGAAGAAGCAGCCGTTGTCTTCACAGCGTTTCAGTAACTCCGCCGCATCTTCATCGGCGTTGATGGCAAACCAAACCGGAGTATCTGGGGTACCTGGCTCCatctgagaggaggaggaggaagagttcTTTGTCCTCTCAGCACCGAGGAAGATGAGTACAGTCGCAGGTTTCTGGAGAAGGTCCTTCACTGCGTTGTACCTGAACCGGCACAGTTTGAGGTCTGCCTGTCAGAGAAGATGTCTTTAGAGACTTGAAGATCATCAAGACACTGATGGGCTTTCCGTTCCCATGCTGGACATCAGACATTCAAGTCTTCAACCTAACGCCGCCGCCTCTGTTTTGTCGCCCGTCATAGTCATGATGTTTACCCAAACTGTGATCATAAGCTTTACGCTCCcgccgcatgtgggaggagctgctGTCAAAAGGCTTTTAGCCTCATCACTACATGAAAGACACGGATGACGATGAGACATCAGGTTCATTTTTTGTGAAGAGCTCTAAAAAGGCAGTGTGATACATCTCcacgtctgggttcatgagatcatccagA contains the following coding sequences:
- the nudt12 gene encoding peroxisomal NADH pyrophosphatase NUDT12 isoform X1; the encoded protein is MTSLQMSAQEEMVEKFLDAAARGDLSQLSALLSHSPSLLNQTGYSGWTALMLATRNGHHHVAEKLLSLGCNKLCTNSSSQTAYDIAKFWGHGHIARLLSRADDGTLHGSTLHPQENYFSRETLDRLSGKRSDAGWLEAKQRDPDTVYLLFSNLSPMATVTKDTSGDGADLKLCRFRYNAVKDLLQKPATVLIFLGAERTKNSSSSSSQMEPGTPDTPVWFAINADEDAAELLKRCEDNGCFFPKTPNRDLLRLDEEEAGVVAQARSVLAWHSRYSFCPTCGSPTSLQEGGHKRSCLNPECRSLKGVHNTCYPRVDPVVIMLVIHPDGNQCLLGRKSIFPARMFSCLAGFVEPGETIEEAVRREVEEESGVKVGPVQYVSCQPWPMPSSLMIGCHAIATSTDIKVDEDEIEDARWFPRQQVVDSMFRGAHQTLVIPPRQTIAHQLIRHWIGINSNL
- the nudt12 gene encoding peroxisomal NADH pyrophosphatase NUDT12 isoform X2, with product MTSLQMSAQEEMVEKFLDAAARGDLSQLSALLSHSPSLLNQTGYSGWTALMLATRNGHHHVAEKLLSLGCNKLCTNSSSQTAYDIAKFWGHGHIARLLSRADDGTLHGSTLHPQENYFSRETLDRLSGKRSDAGWLEAKQRDPDTVYLLFSNLSPMATVTKDTSGDGMEPGTPDTPVWFAINADEDAAELLKRCEDNGCFFPKTPNRDLLRLDEEEAGVVAQARSVLAWHSRYSFCPTCGSPTSLQEGGHKRSCLNPECRSLKGVHNTCYPRVDPVVIMLVIHPDGNQCLLGRKSIFPARMFSCLAGFVEPGETIEEAVRREVEEESGVKVGPVQYVSCQPWPMPSSLMIGCHAIATSTDIKVDEDEIEDARWFPRQQVVDSMFRGAHQTLVIPPRQTIAHQLIRHWIGINSNL